A genome region from Marinobacter panjinensis includes the following:
- the bcp gene encoding thioredoxin-dependent thiol peroxidase yields MSWEGKSAPDFTLEDQEGKKHSLSDYQGQKVLLYFYPRDDTPGCTIEAQQFRDRLDELRSHGVQVLGVSRDTVRSHEKFARKESLNFPILADPEEVVVNQYEVLKQKNMYGKQVMSVNRESFLIDEQGVILRHYGKVKPAEHVQEILDDLA; encoded by the coding sequence ATGAGCTGGGAAGGCAAAAGCGCACCCGATTTCACGCTGGAAGACCAGGAAGGTAAAAAACACTCTCTGTCGGATTATCAGGGACAGAAAGTCCTGCTCTACTTTTACCCACGTGACGACACGCCCGGCTGTACCATCGAGGCTCAGCAATTCCGGGACCGGCTGGACGAACTCCGCAGTCATGGCGTGCAGGTGCTGGGTGTGAGCCGGGACACGGTTCGCTCACACGAGAAGTTCGCCCGGAAAGAGTCGTTGAACTTCCCGATTCTGGCGGACCCCGAAGAAGTGGTGGTCAACCAGTACGAAGTGCTCAAACAGAAAAACATGTACGGTAAACAGGTGATGTCCGTGAACCGGGAGTCGTTCCTGATTGATGAACAGGGTGTGATTCTGCGCCATTACGGCAAGGTCAAACCGGCCGAGCATGTGCAGGAAATATTGGATGACCTGGCGTAA
- the rlmF gene encoding 23S rRNA (adenine(1618)-N(6))-methyltransferase RlmF, whose translation MSSLHRSEKSQAKPVRKGLHPRNLHNQGYDFPALVKSHPALAPHVKPNAHGDLSIDFADPLAVRVLNAALLTRYYNIVDWDIPEGALCPPIPGRADYIHYMADLLGPEQPSIRLLDIGTGANGIYPLLACQIYGWQCVGSDINTQSLENVATIIANNPTLKERFTLRTQPDKNHMFEGIIQAGEFFDVSVCNPPFHASPEEALKGSQLKRNNLARSRGEQKAKTESPTLNFGGLGAELWCKGGEQLFLKKLIRESQVYSTQCRWFTSLVSKADNVKPAKKLIRKLGAVDIREIEMKQGNKITRVLAWTFL comes from the coding sequence GTGAGCAGCCTCCATCGAAGTGAAAAAAGCCAGGCCAAGCCTGTTCGCAAAGGCCTGCACCCGAGGAATCTACACAACCAGGGCTACGACTTCCCGGCTCTCGTAAAAAGCCACCCGGCACTAGCGCCCCATGTGAAACCGAACGCCCATGGCGACCTTTCCATCGATTTCGCAGACCCATTGGCAGTAAGAGTTCTCAACGCCGCATTATTAACCCGGTACTACAACATCGTCGATTGGGATATTCCAGAGGGCGCGCTTTGCCCTCCAATCCCGGGAAGAGCCGACTATATCCATTACATGGCAGACTTGCTGGGGCCTGAACAGCCCAGCATCAGGCTGCTCGATATTGGCACTGGCGCAAATGGAATCTACCCGCTACTGGCCTGCCAGATTTACGGCTGGCAGTGTGTCGGTAGTGACATTAACACCCAGTCGCTTGAGAACGTCGCCACCATTATCGCCAACAACCCCACCCTCAAAGAACGCTTCACGCTGCGCACGCAGCCAGACAAAAACCACATGTTTGAAGGGATCATTCAAGCCGGGGAGTTCTTTGACGTCAGCGTATGCAACCCACCCTTCCATGCCTCGCCCGAAGAAGCACTTAAAGGTAGCCAGCTTAAACGCAATAACCTTGCTCGTAGCCGCGGTGAACAGAAAGCAAAAACCGAATCCCCCACTCTCAACTTTGGCGGGCTGGGAGCAGAGCTTTGGTGTAAAGGGGGCGAACAGCTGTTTCTGAAAAAGCTGATAAGAGAAAGCCAGGTGTATTCAACTCAATGCCGCTGGTTCACCAGCCTGGTTTCAAAAGCCGACAATGTTAAACCTGCAAAGAAGTTGATTCGCAAGCTCGGTGCCGTTGATATTCGGGAAATAGAGATGAAGCAGGGAAACAAGATTACCAGGGTATTGGCCTGGACATTCCTCTGA
- a CDS encoding 2OG-Fe(II) oxygenase: protein MATNVKTRILFHSRRLSIYLVRYPQGHKVVPHVDMVSEGWLYKLNCVLVKPAAGGEFTCEKNIFNLFGRVYLFRPDLYQHRVSKIERGNRWLLSFAITG from the coding sequence ATGGCAACAAACGTAAAAACCCGGATCCTGTTTCATTCCAGACGGCTCAGCATATACCTGGTTCGATATCCCCAGGGCCATAAGGTAGTGCCCCATGTGGACATGGTTTCAGAAGGCTGGCTCTACAAACTGAACTGCGTTCTGGTCAAACCCGCAGCCGGTGGCGAGTTCACTTGTGAGAAGAATATTTTCAACCTGTTCGGGCGGGTCTACCTGTTTCGCCCGGATCTTTATCAGCACCGGGTATCAAAGATCGAGCGTGGTAACCGCTGGCTGCTCAGTTTTGCGATTACAGGCTGA
- a CDS encoding alpha/beta fold hydrolase produces the protein MIENPLEFPSHGTTCRGVLYTPNGDSRNLPCVLMAHGFGLTHASGLAPFKEAFCNAGYAVFAFDYRHFGDSDGQPRQTLSPRKEVADWLAALNFARQLDRVDGSRICLWGTSFSGGLVIAAAAKDGNVQCIISQCPMMDGLASLLGVIGYAGFMQAIRLTWHGTVDWLRRGLGMSPRYIASAGRPGELGMMTAEDCQEGYVPLLADNASNYVAAGVSYAIPFFRPIRLASKVACPALVLICDHDTVAPASAAVKAAERMPSAEVKHYPVGHFDVYRGDALVQSIEDQLDFLSRF, from the coding sequence GGTACAACCTGTCGTGGTGTTCTTTACACTCCGAATGGCGACAGTAGAAATTTGCCGTGTGTCTTGATGGCGCATGGTTTTGGTCTGACTCATGCCAGTGGTCTGGCACCGTTTAAAGAAGCCTTCTGCAATGCGGGTTATGCGGTGTTTGCCTTTGACTACCGCCATTTCGGTGACAGTGATGGTCAGCCACGACAGACGCTGAGCCCGCGCAAGGAAGTGGCGGATTGGCTGGCGGCACTGAATTTCGCGCGGCAGCTGGATCGTGTCGATGGCAGCCGCATTTGCCTGTGGGGAACGTCGTTTTCTGGCGGCCTTGTGATTGCGGCCGCGGCAAAGGATGGAAACGTGCAGTGCATCATCTCCCAGTGCCCGATGATGGATGGTCTGGCGTCTTTGCTGGGGGTTATCGGTTATGCCGGCTTCATGCAGGCGATACGCCTGACCTGGCACGGAACGGTCGACTGGCTTCGCCGTGGGCTGGGGATGTCTCCTCGGTATATTGCGTCGGCCGGTCGCCCCGGCGAGTTGGGCATGATGACCGCTGAGGACTGCCAGGAGGGGTATGTTCCCTTGCTGGCCGATAACGCGTCGAATTACGTTGCAGCGGGCGTGAGTTATGCCATTCCCTTTTTCCGGCCCATCCGGTTGGCCAGCAAAGTCGCCTGCCCGGCACTGGTGTTGATTTGCGACCACGATACGGTCGCCCCGGCGAGTGCTGCGGTCAAAGCGGCCGAAAGAATGCCGAGCGCGGAAGTGAAGCACTATCCGGTCGGTCATTTTGATGTCTATCGGGGCGACGCGCTGGTTCAGTCAATCGAAGATCAGCTTGATTTCCTGTCCCGGTTTTAA
- a CDS encoding 1-phosphofructokinase family hexose kinase — translation MIDVHTRMPVAVLSLNPAVDITYEIPQLVADQKVHALASRYDPGGNGINVGRALKRLDAQACTFCVVAGEIGRFLRHQLDAQLDQVSYLEVKGETRINGTILENLTGAQFEVSGVGPEVSTRQWEDLLDRFVTHCSNGLGIITGSLQPDLPRDLYAQAVRRLRAAGGQAVVDSHDELLRNAIDAQPFLIKPNRFELENLTGQPLRNLQDIVREARHLQERGATWV, via the coding sequence ATGATCGATGTTCACACCCGAATGCCGGTGGCCGTTCTGAGCCTGAATCCAGCGGTGGATATCACTTATGAAATCCCTCAGCTGGTTGCAGACCAGAAGGTTCATGCCCTTGCATCGCGCTACGATCCCGGTGGCAACGGGATCAATGTTGGTCGGGCGCTAAAACGGCTGGACGCGCAAGCTTGTACCTTCTGTGTTGTTGCAGGCGAAATAGGCCGCTTCCTGCGTCACCAGCTCGATGCGCAGCTGGATCAAGTGAGCTATCTGGAGGTGAAGGGGGAAACCCGGATCAATGGGACTATTCTTGAAAACCTGACGGGGGCCCAGTTTGAAGTCAGTGGTGTTGGCCCTGAGGTATCGACCCGTCAATGGGAAGACCTGCTGGACCGATTCGTAACCCATTGCAGCAATGGGTTGGGAATAATCACCGGCTCACTACAGCCCGACTTACCAAGAGATTTGTACGCGCAGGCGGTGCGACGGTTGAGAGCCGCTGGCGGGCAGGCAGTGGTGGACTCCCACGATGAATTACTCCGCAACGCGATTGATGCCCAACCCTTTCTGATCAAACCCAACCGGTTCGAACTAGAAAACCTGACCGGGCAGCCCTTGAGAAACCTTCAGGACATTGTTCGGGAAGCCCGACACTTGCAGGAACGGGGCGCGACCTGGGTGTGA
- a CDS encoding class I SAM-dependent DNA methyltransferase, which translates to MQPSTKLYTDLSGYYDLMCADIDYPEQSSGVRRLNQLFGNGGHSHLDLACGTGPHIRHFLDFGYQSQGLDINQPMLDKAKVRCPEAEFTLGDIGSFAFDQPFDLITCFLYSIHYSSDIDRLKSCITSVHDALQANGVFCFNAVDKNKINNNLFVTHTAEHQGGAFTFSSGWHYRGYGEQQSLKLRIKKTTQNVSETWKDEHPMVALGFEELAKLLEPFFEVHIFEHDYGKIEPWDGQSGNALFVCVKS; encoded by the coding sequence ATGCAACCGTCCACCAAGCTCTACACCGACCTCTCCGGTTATTACGACCTGATGTGTGCCGACATCGACTACCCGGAACAAAGCAGCGGCGTGCGCAGGCTTAACCAGTTGTTCGGAAACGGCGGTCACAGTCACCTGGACCTGGCCTGTGGAACCGGCCCCCACATTCGGCATTTCCTCGACTTTGGCTACCAAAGCCAGGGCCTGGACATCAATCAGCCTATGCTGGATAAAGCGAAAGTGCGCTGCCCTGAAGCCGAGTTCACCCTGGGTGACATTGGCAGTTTTGCCTTTGACCAGCCTTTCGATCTGATCACCTGCTTTCTGTATTCGATTCACTACAGCAGTGACATCGACCGCCTGAAATCCTGCATCACCAGCGTACACGATGCCCTGCAGGCCAATGGCGTTTTCTGCTTCAATGCAGTGGACAAGAACAAGATCAACAACAACCTGTTTGTAACCCATACCGCAGAGCACCAGGGCGGTGCTTTCACATTCAGTTCGGGCTGGCACTACCGCGGCTATGGTGAGCAACAGTCACTCAAGCTGCGGATCAAAAAAACCACGCAAAATGTCAGCGAGACCTGGAAGGACGAGCATCCCATGGTGGCGTTGGGTTTCGAAGAGCTTGCAAAGTTGCTGGAACCCTTTTTCGAGGTTCATATATTCGAGCACGACTACGGCAAGATAGAGCCTTGGGACGGGCAGTCCGGGAACGCCCTGTTTGTCTGCGTAAAGAGCTAG
- a CDS encoding FAD-dependent oxidoreductase has protein sequence MPELNDAMISNHSFWQYKYGDYSANTALPHGSYETDVLVIGAGYTGLTCAREIRKDDKTKRVMVLDANEIGFGASGRNGGFNMTLFGVEPEVTQLRWRKEKPAKPRPICKRLIADLVLGKDTSLTKFWVVNRKAIPMPPGNILRFAGVKLIEGILTAVDRYEESGSRTIKPRK, from the coding sequence ATGCCGGAACTGAACGACGCCATGATAAGCAACCATTCCTTCTGGCAATACAAATATGGCGATTATTCCGCCAACACCGCCCTTCCTCACGGTTCCTATGAAACCGACGTATTGGTTATTGGAGCTGGATACACAGGCCTGACCTGCGCAAGAGAAATCCGTAAAGACGACAAAACAAAGCGCGTTATGGTGCTCGATGCCAACGAAATAGGCTTTGGCGCATCCGGCCGCAATGGCGGCTTTAACATGACTCTGTTTGGCGTTGAGCCAGAAGTGACTCAGCTGCGCTGGAGAAAAGAAAAACCCGCGAAGCCCAGGCCTATATGCAAAAGACTAATAGCCGACCTCGTTCTCGGGAAAGACACAAGCCTCACCAAATTCTGGGTCGTGAACCGTAAGGCGATTCCCATGCCTCCGGGAAACATCCTGCGTTTTGCAGGCGTTAAATTGATTGAAGGCATCTTGACCGCGGTTGACCGTTATGAAGAAAGCGGATCAAGAACAATCAAGCCCCGCAAGTAA
- a CDS encoding DUF3175 domain-containing protein yields the protein MDKSERWSQKVTESSDALNLEHGVFALEDPREIARSLKKSAEESKRRKSDPYRSAMSMLTFYINRAGKQLSTEQRERLEAAKDELRDLFGKPRK from the coding sequence TTGGATAAATCTGAGCGCTGGTCGCAGAAGGTGACAGAATCCAGTGATGCCCTGAACCTTGAGCACGGCGTATTCGCTCTGGAAGATCCCCGGGAAATCGCCCGCTCTCTGAAGAAGTCTGCCGAGGAGAGCAAGCGTCGCAAATCAGACCCTTATCGGTCAGCCATGTCGATGCTGACGTTTTACATCAATCGGGCGGGAAAACAACTCTCCACGGAGCAAAGAGAACGCCTTGAGGCTGCAAAGGATGAGCTGCGCGACCTTTTCGGCAAGCCCCGCAAGTAA
- a CDS encoding nucleoside 2-deoxyribosyltransferase has translation MAKPKRIYLAGPEVFFPAEDHQTIVAEKKRLLREYGFEGVDPLDTELVVSDDEAKPARGQQIYQANRELMDSCNAIIANLTPFRSISADPGTVFEVGYMIGQGKPAFGFTMDSRCYRERAGSSSLDELGHTIEDFEMSDNLMIEGGISDSGGQLFVAEQPGEHRFFSAELFRRCVRALAHA, from the coding sequence ATGGCAAAGCCAAAACGAATCTACCTCGCCGGCCCGGAAGTCTTCTTTCCGGCTGAAGACCACCAGACCATCGTCGCCGAGAAAAAACGCCTGCTCCGGGAATACGGATTTGAGGGTGTGGACCCACTGGACACGGAGCTCGTAGTTTCAGACGACGAAGCAAAACCGGCGCGCGGTCAGCAAATCTACCAGGCCAACCGCGAACTGATGGACAGCTGCAATGCCATCATCGCCAACCTGACTCCCTTTCGAAGCATCAGCGCGGACCCGGGTACCGTCTTTGAGGTGGGCTACATGATCGGACAGGGCAAGCCCGCCTTCGGATTTACCATGGACAGCCGTTGCTACCGGGAACGGGCGGGCTCAAGCAGCCTGGACGAACTGGGCCACACCATTGAGGATTTTGAGATGAGTGACAACCTGATGATCGAAGGCGGAATCAGCGATTCCGGTGGTCAGCTGTTCGTGGCAGAGCAGCCAGGCGAACACCGGTTCTTCTCGGCGGAGCTGTTCCGCCGCTGTGTGCGAGCGTTGGCCCATGCCTGA
- a CDS encoding MOSC domain-containing protein, translated as MPEQTPLQTLFDTLPQTGRVEWIGIRPARGEAMEALDSVAITPGKGLEGDRFKGREASKRQVTLIQKEHLHAIASCLQREAIAPEVFRRNIVVSGLNLLALKGKRFRIGNVELEYTGLCHPCSKMETSLGPGGYNAMRGHGGITTRVVEGGAVALGDEVQACLGTRQTGK; from the coding sequence ATGCCTGAACAAACCCCACTACAAACCCTGTTCGACACCCTCCCCCAAACCGGCCGGGTGGAATGGATCGGCATCCGCCCCGCCCGTGGTGAGGCCATGGAAGCACTCGATAGCGTAGCGATCACACCCGGAAAAGGCCTGGAAGGAGACCGATTCAAGGGCCGCGAAGCCAGCAAGCGGCAAGTGACCCTGATCCAGAAAGAGCACCTGCACGCCATCGCCTCCTGCCTGCAGCGGGAGGCCATCGCACCCGAGGTTTTCCGGCGAAACATTGTGGTGTCTGGCCTGAATTTGCTGGCTCTGAAAGGCAAGCGATTCCGAATCGGAAATGTGGAGCTGGAATACACAGGCCTTTGCCACCCCTGCAGCAAAATGGAAACGTCGCTTGGACCGGGCGGTTACAACGCCATGCGCGGGCATGGGGGTATTACAACGCGGGTGGTTGAAGGGGGTGCGGTGGCGCTTGGTGACGAGGTTCAGGCCTGCCTGGGCACCAGGCAGACTGGAAAATAA